A window of Terriglobales bacterium contains these coding sequences:
- a CDS encoding 6-bladed beta-propeller produces the protein QFNLPTFLAVDREGRLYVNDTMNCRVQVFTPEGKFVTQFGESGDGSGYFNRPKGVAVDSEGHVYVAEALFSTVQIFDLQGRYLLSFGESGARVGEFYIPAGVAIDSSDRIYVADPFQRRVQVFQYLAEKSAPTAEHPGGGR, from the coding sequence CAGTTCAACCTGCCCACCTTCCTGGCGGTGGACCGGGAGGGGCGGTTGTACGTCAACGACACCATGAACTGCCGCGTCCAGGTCTTCACGCCGGAGGGCAAGTTCGTCACCCAGTTCGGCGAGAGCGGCGACGGCTCCGGCTACTTCAACCGGCCCAAGGGAGTGGCCGTGGATTCCGAGGGACATGTCTACGTCGCCGAGGCGCTCTTCTCCACCGTGCAGATCTTCGACCTCCAGGGCCGGTATCTGCTGAGCTTCGGAGAGTCGGGAGCGCGCGTGGGAGAGTTCTACATTCCGGCGGGCGTGGCCATTGACTCCTCCGACCGCATCTACGTGGCCGATCCCTTCCAGCGCCGCGTCCAGGTCTTCCAGTACCTGGCGGAGAAGAGCGCGCCGACGGCGGAACATCCGGGAGGCGGGCGGTGA
- a CDS encoding cytochrome c3 family protein, whose amino-acid sequence MRRVLGCALLLLLAAGAGGQQSEIRKLRNSKHDFSQSSGAAIKATTLDATCIFCHAPHRAQPMAPLWNHSLPQGVTYQVYQSSTEQSPVAQPGGGSKLCLSCHDGTVALGDTVNNGQIPFQGMSTDQKLPATSPSNLAGPSLSLASNHPVGFVPSLSNSQIMNPPAGDQVKLDSQGMLQCTTCHDPHVEDNDPVELRFLVKNNSGSALCTTCHDPRGGAGSSLWSWSGTQGQPSSHKTSAAAYTSETSGGVSWLGSHTGYATVAQNGCGSCHRPHTAHETARLLKGETDQVCFQCHDGNPLTAIADVKSEFTRKPYTHPSLGPQPDHDPVEAPDQIVSRHAACDDCHNPHAARNDSSPLTPPQLSGALLGESGINSGGAALDPRRGTAEAQYEYEICFKCHSYNLNQPQQPGYGTYGALPSRQTRSLDLRQALANSPSWHPVVRPRGLSTGPGGDVPSLITDAGVAIPGRILSSASQIYCTDCHNSDDNRNLGPGNTGPVGPHGSVYPHILQRNYQVENPMGAPGHTAGIPYSSANYALCLQCHSEQSLLNDESFPHREHMQLTSCATCHDAHGVPNGSAVNNAALIDFDLNIVAPYQGQMQFVKGAGHHGTCTLTCHNQDHASTSY is encoded by the coding sequence GTGAGGCGCGTCCTCGGCTGCGCGCTGCTGTTGCTGCTGGCTGCGGGAGCGGGCGGACAACAGAGCGAGATCCGCAAGCTGCGCAACTCCAAGCACGACTTCAGCCAGTCGAGCGGGGCGGCCATCAAAGCCACCACCCTGGATGCCACCTGCATCTTCTGTCACGCGCCCCACCGGGCGCAGCCCATGGCGCCGCTGTGGAACCACAGCCTGCCCCAGGGCGTGACCTACCAGGTCTATCAGAGCAGCACCGAGCAGTCGCCGGTGGCGCAGCCTGGGGGCGGCTCCAAGCTCTGCCTGAGCTGCCATGACGGCACCGTGGCCCTGGGTGACACCGTCAACAACGGCCAGATCCCCTTCCAGGGGATGTCCACCGACCAGAAGCTGCCGGCCACCAGTCCCAGCAACCTGGCGGGCCCGTCGCTCAGCCTGGCCAGCAATCACCCGGTAGGCTTCGTTCCCAGCCTCAGTAATTCTCAGATCATGAACCCACCGGCCGGCGACCAGGTCAAGCTCGACAGCCAGGGCATGCTGCAGTGCACCACCTGCCACGACCCCCACGTCGAGGACAACGACCCCGTCGAGCTGCGCTTCCTGGTGAAGAACAACTCCGGCTCCGCCCTCTGCACCACCTGCCACGATCCCCGGGGTGGGGCGGGCAGCAGCCTATGGAGCTGGAGCGGGACGCAGGGCCAGCCTTCCAGCCACAAGACCTCGGCGGCGGCCTACACCAGCGAGACCAGCGGGGGCGTGAGCTGGCTGGGCAGCCACACCGGCTACGCCACGGTCGCCCAGAACGGCTGCGGCAGTTGCCATCGTCCCCACACCGCTCACGAGACGGCCCGGCTCCTGAAGGGTGAAACCGACCAGGTCTGCTTCCAGTGCCACGACGGCAATCCCCTGACCGCGATCGCTGATGTGAAGTCGGAGTTCACGCGCAAGCCCTACACCCATCCTTCGCTGGGCCCGCAGCCCGACCACGACCCGGTGGAGGCCCCCGACCAGATCGTGAGCCGGCACGCGGCCTGCGACGATTGCCACAACCCGCACGCCGCCCGCAACGACTCTTCTCCGCTCACGCCGCCGCAACTCTCGGGGGCGTTGCTGGGCGAGAGCGGGATCAACTCCGGAGGTGCGGCCCTGGATCCGCGGCGTGGCACCGCCGAGGCGCAGTACGAGTACGAGATCTGCTTCAAGTGCCACAGCTACAACCTCAACCAGCCGCAACAGCCCGGCTATGGCACCTATGGAGCCTTGCCCAGCCGGCAGACCCGCTCCCTCGACCTGCGCCAGGCCCTCGCCAACTCACCCTCCTGGCATCCGGTGGTGCGGCCGCGGGGGCTGAGCACCGGTCCGGGTGGCGATGTGCCCAGCCTGATCACCGACGCCGGGGTGGCCATCCCCGGCCGCATCCTCTCCTCCGCCTCGCAGATCTACTGCACCGACTGCCACAACAGTGACGACAACCGCAACCTGGGCCCCGGCAACACCGGGCCGGTGGGACCGCACGGCTCCGTGTATCCCCACATCCTGCAGCGCAACTACCAGGTGGAGAACCCGATGGGCGCGCCCGGCCATACCGCCGGCATCCCTTACTCCTCGGCCAACTACGCCCTCTGCCTGCAATGCCACAGCGAGCAGAGCCTGCTCAACGACGAGAGCTTCCCCCACCGCGAGCACATGCAGCTCACCTCCTGCGCCACCTGCCACGATGCCCACGGCGTGCCCAACGGCTCCGCGGTCAACAACGCCGCCCTGATCGACTTCGACCTCAACATCGTCGCGCCGTACCAGGGACAGATGCAGTTCGTGAAGGGAGCCGGCCACCACGGTACGTGCACGCTGACCTGCCACAATCAGGACCACGCCTCCACGAGCTACTGA